A genome region from Triticum aestivum cultivar Chinese Spring chromosome 2B, IWGSC CS RefSeq v2.1, whole genome shotgun sequence includes the following:
- the LOC123045965 gene encoding uncharacterized protein At4g06744 — MAGRSAPRRLALFCLLASCIALAARTSDASRRELGISIGNGGGGGIGIGIGIGGGGGYGGGGSPSPTPPSSYGPKASDFENERLYRAYLVIQRFKQTITCDPQGITKTWTGTAICSDTSYLGFFCEKPPNVNERALASVDFNGFKLEAPTVEGFVDALPDLALFHANSNDFGGVVPILRSLQYFYELDVSNNKLARCAFPTDVLGITNATFVDIRFNRFYGEVPAGLFCSFPIVEAIFVNNNQFSGKIPSNLGDSPVNYLALANNQFTGPIPSSIGRAANTLLEVLFLNNKLSGCLPYELGLLAKATVIDAGTNQLTGTIPASYACLRKVEQLNLADNLLYGEVPDALCRLAYPSSGGHLSNLTLSDNYFTSLGSCCWALIKQGKLNVARNCIPYAPNQRSHEECAGFFHTTKTYCPVSTYVPCHHPKDYTAGREEASAAEEYKYRTYSALHP, encoded by the coding sequence ATGGCAGGCCGCTCGGCGCCTCGGCGCCTCGCTCTCTTCTGCCTCCTGGCGTCGTGCATTGCGCTCGCGGCGCGCACCTCCGATGCCAGCCGGCGGGAGCTCGGCATCAGCatcggcaacggcggcggcggggggatagGCATCGGGATTGggatcgggggcgggggcgggtaCGGAGGCGGCGGGTCTCCGTCACCGACGCCGCCGTCGTCATACGGGCCGAAGGCGTCCGACTTCGAGAACGAGCGGCTCTACAGGGCGTACCTCGTGATCCAGAGGTTCAAGCAGACCATTACGTGCGACCCCCAGGGCATCACCAAGACCTGGACCGGCACCGCCATCTGCAGCGACACCTCGTACTTGGGCTTCTTCTGCGAGAAGCCGCCCAACGTCAACGAGCGGGCGCTCGCGTCCGTCGACTTCAACGGCTTCAAGCTGGAGGCCCCCACCGTGGAGGGGTTCGTGGACGCGCTCCCCGACCTGGCGCTCTTCCACGCCAACTCCAACGACTTCGGCGGCGTGGTGCCCATCCTCCGGTCGCTGCAGTACTTCTACGAGCTGGACGTGAGCAACAACAAGCTCGCTCGCTGCGCCTTCCCGACGGACGTGCTGGGGATCACCAACGCCACCTTCGTCGACATCCGGTTCAACCGGTTCTACGGCGAGGTGCCGGCGGGGCTCTTCTGCTCATTCCCGATCGTGGAGGCCATCTTCGTCAACAACAACCAGTTCTCGGGCAAGATCCCGAGCAACCTCGGCGACTCGCCCGTGAACTACCTCGCGCTCGCCAACAACCAGTTCACGGGGCCCATCCCGTCGTCCATCGGCCGCGCCGCCAACACGCTCCTGGAGGTGCTCTTCCTCAACAACAAGCTCAGCGGCTGCCTCCCCTACGAGCTCGGCCTGCTCGCCAAGGCCACCGTCATCGACGCCGGCACGAACCAGCTCACGGGCACCATCCCGGCCTCGTACGCGTGCCTGCGGAAGGTGGAGCAGCTCAACCTGGCGGACAATCTCCTCTACGGCGAGGTGCCCGACGCGCTCTGCCGGCTCGCGTACCCGTCGTCCGGCGGCCACCTCTCCAACCTCACGCTCTCCGACAACTACTTCACGTCGCTGGGGTCGTGCTGCTGGGCCCTGATCAAGCAGGGGAAGCTCAACGTCGCCCGCAACTGCATCCCCTATGCGCCCAACCAGCGGTCGCACGAGGAGTGCGCCGGCTTCTTCCACACGACCAAGACCTACTGCCCCGTCAGCACCTACGTGCCATGCCACCACCCCAAGGACTACACTGCCGGTAGGGAGGAGGCCTCCGCGGCGGAGGAGTACAAGTACCGGACGTACTCGGCGCTGCACCCGTGA